From a region of the Thermosipho melanesiensis BI429 genome:
- the tsf gene encoding translation elongation factor Ts, with translation MISAKLVKELRDRTGAGMMECKKALEEANGDIEKAIEVLRKRGIAKAAKKASRETGEGIIASYVHFNKKIGVLVELNCETDFVARTEEFQELGNKIAMHVAAMSPRWVKREDVPQEVIEKEKEIYREQLKDSGKPEHVIEKIIEGKLNKFFEENCLYEQKFAFDEEKMVEDMIKEAIAKIGENIKVSRFVKFTVGE, from the coding sequence ATGATTAGTGCAAAGCTTGTCAAGGAGTTAAGAGATAGAACAGGTGCAGGAATGATGGAATGTAAAAAAGCATTGGAAGAAGCGAACGGAGATATTGAAAAAGCCATTGAAGTTTTGAGAAAAAGAGGTATAGCAAAGGCCGCAAAGAAAGCATCAAGGGAAACCGGCGAGGGAATTATTGCTTCATATGTCCACTTTAACAAGAAAATAGGTGTATTGGTAGAATTAAATTGTGAAACTGACTTTGTTGCAAGAACAGAGGAATTTCAAGAACTTGGCAACAAGATAGCAATGCATGTTGCTGCAATGTCCCCAAGATGGGTAAAAAGAGAGGATGTCCCACAAGAGGTTATAGAAAAAGAAAAGGAAATTTATAGAGAACAGCTTAAGGATTCTGGAAAACCAGAACACGTTATCGAAAAGATAATTGAAGGAAAACTTAACAAGTTTTTTGAAGAAAATTGTTTGTACGAACAAAAGTTTGCATTTGACGAAGAAAAAATGGTTGAAGATATGATTAAAGAAGCTATTGCAAAGATTGGGGAAAATATAAAAGTTTCAAGATTTGTCAAATTTACAGTTGGTGAGTAA
- a CDS encoding SpoIIE family protein phosphatase — protein MNLKENLNKYNMIDFLENINIPSYIVDTKRIIRFWNKAAEKLIGYSQEEVVGYSCSNNVLKHIDRNGIIVCNTDLCPLVRSIRSGKFFRVPFAVYSLTKRGERIPVNVYAFPLKNKFGEIIGAVEMFEDATNIDAELKKAFDIQNFLLPKENEFVKFIYYPSNVIGGDFIYYNHPWIMLIDVSGHGLGAALLSTSIKIMIDAILENNVNIEIDDFPLILEEKSKNICNENYFTTIIGKIEDNKIKIISCGHPDPIVFNGNKANIVKVSRTFPIGMGLIDSKITPTILDLSKNTVLFYSDGITEMKISQEKMLTAKGLAKLFEKTQNLREIYKSAMELNKDDYQKDDISLVIIKNLS, from the coding sequence ATGAATCTAAAAGAAAACTTAAACAAATATAACATGATAGACTTTCTTGAAAATATAAATATTCCATCTTATATTGTCGACACTAAGAGAATTATTAGATTCTGGAATAAAGCAGCAGAAAAGCTAATTGGCTATTCACAAGAAGAAGTTGTTGGTTATTCCTGTTCAAATAACGTATTAAAACATATTGATAGAAATGGAATAATTGTATGTAATACCGACCTCTGTCCCCTTGTAAGGTCAATAAGAAGTGGAAAGTTCTTTAGAGTGCCATTTGCTGTATATTCTCTAACAAAAAGAGGAGAAAGAATCCCTGTTAATGTTTATGCCTTTCCTTTAAAAAATAAATTTGGAGAAATCATTGGAGCAGTTGAAATGTTTGAGGATGCAACTAATATAGATGCTGAGCTTAAAAAAGCTTTTGATATTCAAAATTTTCTACTCCCCAAAGAAAATGAGTTTGTAAAATTTATTTACTATCCATCAAATGTCATTGGTGGAGATTTCATCTATTACAATCATCCATGGATTATGTTAATTGATGTAAGTGGCCACGGATTAGGTGCAGCCTTACTTTCAACTTCAATTAAAATAATGATAGATGCCATACTTGAAAACAATGTAAATATAGAAATAGATGATTTTCCATTAATTCTAGAGGAAAAATCGAAAAATATATGTAATGAAAATTACTTTACCACGATTATTGGCAAAATAGAAGATAATAAAATCAAGATAATAAGTTGTGGACACCCTGATCCAATAGTATTTAATGGAAACAAGGCAAATATAGTTAAAGTTTCACGTACATTTCCCATAGGTATGGGATTAATAGACTCAAAAATAACTCCGACAATTCTTGATCTAAGTAAAAACACGGTATTATTTTATTCGGATGGTATAACTGAAATGAAAATCTCACAAGAGAAAATGCTCACAGCAAAAGGACTTGCAAAACTTTTCGAAAAAACTCAAAATTTAAGAGAAATTTATAAAAGTGCCATGGAACTTAATAAAGATGATTACCAAAAAGATGATATAAGTCTTGTAATAATTAAAAACCTCTCTTAA
- a CDS encoding LacI family DNA-binding transcriptional regulator → MKKKTVTIKDVARKAGVGVGTVSRVINNSPHVNPKTKEHVLKIIEELGYMPNPHARRLSSGHTKIITTIFPQMVGEFHQLLLSGIDEVFEKEGYTSFVYPLYSENRYRFVRESSDFVLGTDGLIVDALNVDKLLKQYIPKNMPVVSVEFDSEKYDSVIVDNFYGGMIAGDYLSNFDGELFVITHSRKSKLESTVFEERVNGFIESIERKGRKVKKIFEIELDWLDAFKTAKTIFTIAKKALIFTTTDYFAFPVIEFARVKGFEPKEDFYLCGFDNLTLSNILNITTIKQPIKEMGRTAGEILLKKIKGYVRKKHTAVFKPELIERDT, encoded by the coding sequence ATGAAAAAAAAGACTGTTACCATAAAAGACGTTGCTAGAAAAGCAGGAGTAGGGGTTGGAACTGTTTCAAGGGTTATAAACAACAGTCCACATGTAAATCCAAAAACAAAAGAACACGTATTAAAGATTATAGAAGAATTGGGGTATATGCCAAATCCACATGCAAGGAGATTATCAAGTGGTCATACAAAGATCATCACCACCATCTTCCCACAAATGGTTGGAGAATTTCATCAACTCCTTCTTTCTGGAATAGACGAAGTATTTGAAAAAGAAGGATATACATCTTTTGTATATCCTCTTTACAGCGAAAACAGGTACAGATTTGTAAGGGAAAGCTCAGATTTTGTATTGGGAACAGATGGGTTAATAGTAGATGCACTAAATGTGGATAAGTTGCTTAAACAATACATACCAAAAAATATGCCAGTGGTTTCAGTAGAATTTGATTCAGAAAAATACGACTCTGTAATTGTGGATAATTTTTACGGTGGTATGATTGCAGGAGACTACCTTTCAAATTTTGATGGTGAGCTTTTTGTAATAACCCATAGCAGAAAATCAAAACTTGAAAGTACAGTCTTCGAAGAAAGGGTAAATGGATTTATAGAATCAATTGAAAGAAAAGGTAGAAAAGTAAAAAAAATATTTGAAATAGAACTCGATTGGTTAGATGCATTTAAAACTGCAAAAACAATATTTACCATAGCAAAAAAAGCACTAATATTTACAACAACAGATTACTTTGCATTCCCGGTCATTGAATTTGCACGGGTAAAGGGGTTTGAACCGAAAGAAGACTTCTACCTATGTGGATTTGATAATCTAACACTTTCAAATATATTAAACATAACCACAATTAAACAACCAATAAAAGAAATGGGAAGAACCGCAGGTGAAATATTACTAAAAAAAATTAAAGGGTACGTTCGTAAAAAACACACCGCTGTTTTTAAACCTGAATTAATTGAAAGAGATACATAA
- a CDS encoding PHP domain-containing protein gives MIDYHVHSNFSADSQSKIDEILFFAKNLNIIITDHYEVVAEDEKFKFNVDVYIEEMKKRELPVGVEFGWDGKSKIDIELKKFDFVILSNHLVYKEESTQKAYEKYLIDLYDFVDKIDDFHVLGHLDFPRRFSKNNEPFSKELYLIIEDIFKLILEKGKTIEVNAAGIFRYGEPNPSIDILKIFKRIGGKYVTIGSDAHKIEDIGRGIGKVIDILKEVGIHYLMVYNEGKYLLKNIKEEIV, from the coding sequence ATGATAGATTATCATGTTCACAGTAATTTTTCTGCAGATTCACAATCAAAAATTGATGAAATATTGTTTTTTGCAAAGAATTTAAATATTATAATCACGGATCATTACGAAGTAGTTGCAGAAGATGAGAAATTTAAGTTTAATGTTGATGTTTATATAGAAGAAATGAAAAAGAGAGAATTACCTGTTGGAGTCGAATTTGGCTGGGATGGAAAAAGCAAAATAGATATAGAGTTAAAAAAATTTGATTTTGTTATTCTTTCAAACCATCTTGTATATAAGGAAGAAAGTACACAGAAAGCATATGAAAAATATTTAATAGATCTGTATGATTTTGTAGACAAAATAGATGATTTTCACGTGCTTGGTCACCTTGACTTTCCAAGGAGGTTTTCAAAAAATAACGAACCTTTTTCAAAAGAACTTTACCTAATAATTGAGGATATCTTTAAATTGATTTTAGAAAAGGGAAAGACTATAGAGGTAAATGCAGCTGGGATTTTTAGGTATGGAGAACCAAATCCTTCAATTGATATTTTAAAGATTTTTAAGCGTATTGGAGGGAAATATGTTACAATAGGTTCTGATGCACATAAGATAGAGGATATTGGAAGGGGAATTGGTAAGGTGATAGACATTCTAAAAGAAGTGGGGATACATTATTTGATGGTGTATAATGAGGGAAAATATCTTTTAAAAAATATAAAGGAGGAGATAGTATGA
- a CDS encoding SRPBCC family protein has protein sequence MLKLTPMKFIEYIDAPLKKVWNTFVNKNGWDPWFTDGMKMELKDGGEIFFRWERLTKEVVTDKGYTVEIIPYKLWEFWWYEYEDGFRSKVTMKFQENIEGGTWISIIDHTLIKTLDEIDIRYGCAFGWGQMLTLAKAYLEKNVILL, from the coding sequence ATGTTAAAACTAACACCTATGAAATTTATAGAGTACATAGATGCACCTTTGAAAAAAGTATGGAATACGTTTGTAAATAAAAATGGATGGGATCCATGGTTTACAGATGGTATGAAAATGGAACTAAAGGATGGTGGAGAAATATTTTTTAGATGGGAAAGGTTAACAAAGGAAGTAGTAACTGACAAAGGATATACCGTGGAAATAATACCATATAAACTATGGGAATTTTGGTGGTATGAATACGAAGATGGATTTCGATCAAAGGTTACAATGAAATTTCAGGAAAATATAGAAGGTGGAACTTGGATAAGCATTATAGATCATACGTTGATAAAAACACTAGATGAAATAGACATAAGGTATGGTTGTGCATTTGGTTGGGGACAAATGCTCACACTTGCAAAGGCGTATTTGGAAAAAAATGTAATATTACTTTAA
- a CDS encoding CTP synthase, giving the protein MPQKFIVVTGGVLSGIGKGIFSASLARLLKDSGINVSILKIDPYLNVDAGTMNPNQHGEVFVTEDGYEADLDLGHYERFLGINVSRKNNITAGQIYFSVIQRERDGKYLGSTVQIVPHVTSEIKDRIKSMDGDLLVIEIGGTVGDIEGEVFLEAVRELAFEVGRENFHFVHVTYVPYLRTTNEFKTKPTQQSVQLLRRIGIHPDTIVVRTEMPIDANSLFKVALFSGVPKNRVINLPDVSNVYEVPDVLHSLGIHRLISEKLGLNIYDKFSWSYPKSFELLKIGIVGKYLGTDDAYKSIIESVYLSGAQKPVVIDAQELEDMTEEQVKDYLDDFDALIIPGGFGRRGIEGKIKAIKYARENRKPILGICLGMQLMAIEFARNVGGYKGANSTEFDADTPYPVVNMMESQKEILKLGGTMRLGAQKTNILKNTLLSKIYEDQEVVYERHRHRYEVDAEAFSDIFKKPGEEGYKLTISAVSDFVEAVELDDHPFFLGVQYHPEYRSKVGNPHPIFKWLVKAAGGNVR; this is encoded by the coding sequence ATGCCTCAAAAGTTTATTGTTGTCACAGGTGGGGTTTTAAGTGGAATAGGGAAAGGGATTTTTTCAGCATCCCTTGCAAGACTTTTAAAAGATAGTGGAATAAATGTAAGTATATTAAAAATTGACCCATATCTTAATGTTGATGCAGGTACAATGAATCCAAACCAACACGGAGAGGTTTTTGTTACAGAAGACGGGTATGAAGCTGATCTCGACTTGGGACATTACGAAAGATTTTTGGGAATAAATGTTTCGAGAAAAAATAATATAACGGCGGGACAGATATATTTTTCAGTAATTCAAAGAGAAAGAGATGGAAAGTATTTAGGCTCTACTGTTCAAATAGTTCCACATGTTACATCTGAGATAAAAGATAGGATAAAGTCAATGGATGGAGATCTTTTGGTAATCGAGATAGGAGGTACAGTAGGAGATATAGAAGGTGAAGTATTTTTAGAAGCCGTAAGAGAACTTGCATTTGAGGTTGGGAGAGAAAACTTTCATTTTGTCCATGTAACTTATGTTCCTTATTTAAGGACCACAAATGAGTTTAAGACAAAACCTACACAGCAATCTGTACAGCTTTTAAGGAGAATAGGTATCCATCCAGATACTATAGTAGTTAGAACGGAAATGCCTATAGACGCAAATAGTTTATTTAAAGTAGCACTTTTTAGCGGTGTTCCGAAAAATCGAGTAATCAATTTACCCGATGTTTCTAACGTTTATGAGGTTCCCGACGTATTACATTCTTTAGGCATTCATAGATTAATATCTGAGAAATTGGGGTTAAATATTTATGATAAATTTTCGTGGAGTTATCCAAAGTCATTTGAACTTTTGAAGATAGGAATTGTTGGGAAATACTTAGGAACCGATGATGCGTACAAGAGCATAATTGAGTCTGTTTACCTTTCAGGAGCACAAAAACCAGTGGTAATCGATGCACAAGAATTAGAAGACATGACAGAGGAGCAGGTAAAAGATTATTTAGATGATTTTGATGCATTAATAATCCCCGGTGGATTTGGAAGAAGGGGAATTGAAGGAAAGATAAAGGCAATAAAGTATGCACGAGAAAATAGAAAACCAATACTTGGAATATGTCTTGGAATGCAACTTATGGCCATTGAATTTGCAAGGAATGTTGGAGGATATAAAGGGGCAAATTCAACGGAGTTTGATGCAGATACACCTTATCCTGTGGTTAACATGATGGAATCTCAAAAGGAGATTTTAAAACTTGGAGGTACAATGAGACTTGGAGCTCAAAAAACCAATATTTTGAAAAATACACTTTTAAGCAAAATATATGAAGACCAGGAAGTAGTCTATGAAAGACATAGACATAGATATGAGGTGGATGCAGAGGCGTTTTCCGATATCTTTAAAAAACCAGGTGAGGAAGGATATAAACTAACAATTTCTGCAGTATCTGATTTTGTTGAAGCAGTAGAATTGGATGATCATCCATTTTTCTTGGGAGTGCAATATCACCCAGAGTATAGATCAAAAGTTGGAAATCCACATCCAATATTTAAATGGTTGGTAAAAGCTGCAGGAGGAAATGTTAGATGA
- a CDS encoding competence/damage-inducible protein A: MKKSIILAIGNELVEGIIIDTNSKYISKKLLEIGYKTVAINTLPDDLEILVEEIRDSLKKADLLITTGGLGPTEDDLTREAISKTVGKELIFNEKLYNSILKKVKEFHSEIPKNIEKQAWVINGARIIENPVGTAPGQILQIGEKQIIILPGPPVEMKPIFEESLKFLEKFEKIYQKRIKTLGIPEAILVEKYKDIIYKYKDVNVATLASHISGVELRFTGKKEKVDEIVKLLKEKLSDHIYALDNETIEEVVFKKLEGKSVSFAESCTGGLISAKFVSIPGISKVFKGAIVAYSNKVKEKVLNVNKNTIQKYGAVSKECVMEMAKEVSYFLDTDYAVAVSGIAGPTGGTKEKPVGTVWICAYKRENDYYLVEKFFFRGNREIIREKSALNAFNLLRRILS; encoded by the coding sequence GTGAAAAAATCTATAATTTTGGCAATTGGGAACGAATTAGTTGAAGGAATTATCATAGATACAAACTCAAAATACATATCAAAAAAGCTTTTAGAAATTGGCTACAAAACCGTTGCAATTAATACCTTGCCTGATGATTTAGAAATATTGGTGGAAGAAATTAGAGATTCATTAAAAAAAGCTGATCTGTTAATTACAACAGGGGGACTTGGCCCCACAGAAGATGACTTAACTAGAGAGGCAATTTCCAAAACTGTTGGAAAAGAACTAATTTTTAATGAAAAACTATACAATTCCATTTTGAAAAAAGTTAAAGAATTCCATAGTGAAATACCAAAAAACATAGAAAAACAAGCATGGGTAATAAACGGTGCAAGGATAATAGAAAATCCAGTTGGAACTGCTCCAGGACAAATTTTACAAATCGGTGAAAAACAAATAATAATCTTGCCAGGTCCACCTGTTGAAATGAAACCCATTTTCGAAGAATCATTAAAGTTTTTAGAAAAATTTGAAAAAATTTATCAAAAAAGAATAAAAACTTTAGGAATCCCAGAAGCTATTTTAGTGGAAAAATACAAAGACATAATTTACAAATACAAGGACGTAAATGTGGCAACTCTAGCAAGTCATATTTCAGGGGTAGAGCTAAGGTTTACCGGTAAAAAAGAAAAAGTAGATGAAATAGTAAAGTTACTAAAAGAAAAACTTTCAGACCACATTTACGCTCTTGACAATGAAACTATTGAAGAAGTCGTTTTTAAAAAGTTAGAAGGAAAATCTGTATCTTTTGCTGAATCTTGTACAGGTGGACTTATTTCAGCAAAATTTGTTAGTATACCCGGTATTTCAAAAGTCTTTAAAGGCGCAATTGTTGCATATTCAAACAAAGTAAAAGAAAAAGTATTAAATGTAAACAAAAACACTATCCAAAAATATGGAGCAGTTAGTAAAGAATGCGTTATGGAAATGGCAAAGGAAGTAAGTTATTTTCTAGATACAGATTATGCTGTTGCCGTATCAGGTATCGCTGGCCCTACAGGTGGAACGAAAGAGAAACCCGTTGGAACAGTTTGGATATGTGCATATAAAAGAGAAAATGATTACTATCTGGTAGAAAAATTTTTCTTTAGAGGTAATAGAGAAATAATAAGGGAAAAATCTGCACTAAACGCATTTAATTTATTGAGGAGGATTTTATCATGA